In one window of Primulina tabacum isolate GXHZ01 chromosome 8, ASM2559414v2, whole genome shotgun sequence DNA:
- the LOC142553152 gene encoding glutathione transferase GST 23-like translates to MAEDLKLLRSWSSPYGMRVVHALKIKAIEHEIVLEDTTNKSASLLEYNPVHKKIPVLVHNGKPICESLVILEYIDDTWKQRPLLPRDPWDRAMARFWANFGDEKVLPSIWSLFISQGEEQQKEAVASAVENLKLVEDQLKGKIFFGGDTIGYLDNAFGWMANLISILEEIAELTLIDAEIFPLLKAWMNNYADDPIIKESWPPRARMVEKFKILRQRYISKVE, encoded by the exons ATGGCAGAAGATTTGAAGCTTTTGAGATCATGGTCAAGTCCATATGGTATGAGAGTGGTGCACGCACTCAAGATTAAAGCCATAGAACACGAAATCGTATTGGAAGATACTACCAATAAGAGTGCTTCACTACTTGAGTACAATCCTGTACACAAGAAAATACCAGTTCTTGTGCACAATGGGAAGCCAATATGTGAATCCCTTGTCATTCTTGAATATATTGATGACACTTGGAAGCAGCGTCCACTCCTCCCTCGAGATCCTTGGGACAGAGCCATGGCTAGATTTTGGGCAAATTTTGGAGATGAGAAG GTTCTGCCATCGATATGGAGTTTGTTCATCTCTCAAGGAGAAGAGCAGCAGAAAGAAGCAGTTGCTTCAGCAGTGGAGAACCTGAAATTAGTTGAAGATCAGCTAAAAGGGAAGATATTCTTTGGTGGTGACACAATAGGTTACCTTGATAATGCATTTGGTTGGATGGCCAATTTGATCAGTATTCTGGAAGAGATAGCTGAGTTGACACTAATTGATGCAGAGATATTTCCACTTTTAAAAGCTTGGATGAACAACTACGCAGATGATCCTATAATCAAAGAATCATGGCCACCACGTGCGAGAATGGTTGAAAAATTTAAGATCCTTAGACAACGCTACATTTCAAAAGTTGAATGA